GAGCTGGACGGCCTTATGGATGCTGCAGCTTACGGTGAGCACGTCGCTGCTGCCGAGTAATTTTTACAGTGGTGCAAGTCGCGGTTCCGGGGGCGCTTCCCGAAACACGCTGTGAATACGTCCTTGTACGCTCTGCTCCGCCATCCATGGCTCCGCAAGGTTTCGGGAAGCGCCCCCGGAACCGCGCCCCCAACGCTGTGCAAATGGCCCTGCCGACAAAATTCAGGTGATTATTTGATGGATTTCCCGATTCTCTACCTGCGCAAGGGCGCAGAACGCCGTCTCCGTGCCGGCCACTTGTGGGTTTACAGCAATGAGGTGGATACCCAGCGTAGCCCGCTGCCAGGGTTTGAGCCCGGCGCGCAGGTGCAGGTGCGTGCCTCGAACGACAAGCCGATGGGGGTGGCGTTTGTGAACCCTCACGCATTGATTTGCGGCCGGCTGATCAGTCGGGATGCGGACCATGGCATGACGCCTAAGCGGTTGACGGATCGGATGGAGGCGGCGCTGAGTCTTCGGGAGCGTTTGTTTGATAAGCCTTTTTACCGTTGGGTGTTTGGTGACAGTGATGGTTTGTCTGGCCTGGTGGTGGACCGGTTTGGTGATGTCGTGGTGGTGCAGATTTCCACTGCGGGCATGGAGCAGATGAAGGATGCCATTGTGCGTGCCGTTCAGCGGTTGGCTCATTCCCGGGTTATTGTGCTGAAGAACGACGGCAAGATGCGCAAGGTTGAGGGGCTGGACACCTATGTGGAGTTTGCCCATGGGCCGGAAGCGGACACGGTGCTGGTGGAGGAGAACGGTGCTCGCTTTGAGGTGCCGCTGGCCGGTGGTCAGAAGACCGGCTGGTTCTATGATCACCGTATGAATCGGCAACGCCTGCAGGCCTATGCGCCCGGGAAGAAAGTGCTGGATGTGTTCAGTTACGTCGGCGGTTGGGGGATTCAGGCCGCTTGTGCCGGGGCATCCCAGGTGACCTGTGTGGACGCGTCCTCATCGGCGGTGGATGCGGTACATCACAATGCCAAGCTGAACGGGCTGGAGAATGTGGACACAATTGAGGGCGATGCCTTTGATGCCCTGAAAGCCTTGGCGGATGAGAAAGAGAAGTTCGACATTGTGGTACTGGACCCGCCCGCACTGATTCCGCGCCGCCGTGACCAGAAGGCCGGGGAGCAGGCCTATGCCCGGCTGAATCAATTGGGGCTCAGGCTGCTGGAGCGTGATGGATTGCTGGTGTCAGCATCTTGCTCCATGCATCTGTCCCAGGAAAAGCTGATCGACATTATTCGTGGCAGCGGCCGCAAGATTGATCGGTTTGTGCAGCTACTGGAGCAGGGGCACCAGGCGCCGGATCATCCGATTGTGCCGGGGATTCCGGAGACGGACTATATCAAGTCCTGCTTTGTACGGTCGCTGACCGGGTTTTTCTAGGTTTTAAGGGTCTGTCCCAAGGGTCTGTCCCCGAACGGGGACTGACCCATTTTGGAATCCAGTATCGTTGTTAGCTTTGGGCCCAGGGGTCTGTACCCGCATGGGGACTGACCCATCTTGGACTCCAGTACCAAGGTTCGATCTGGGTGCAGAATACGGGCA
The window above is part of the Marinobacter sp. THAF197a genome. Proteins encoded here:
- a CDS encoding class I SAM-dependent rRNA methyltransferase — its product is MDFPILYLRKGAERRLRAGHLWVYSNEVDTQRSPLPGFEPGAQVQVRASNDKPMGVAFVNPHALICGRLISRDADHGMTPKRLTDRMEAALSLRERLFDKPFYRWVFGDSDGLSGLVVDRFGDVVVVQISTAGMEQMKDAIVRAVQRLAHSRVIVLKNDGKMRKVEGLDTYVEFAHGPEADTVLVEENGARFEVPLAGGQKTGWFYDHRMNRQRLQAYAPGKKVLDVFSYVGGWGIQAACAGASQVTCVDASSSAVDAVHHNAKLNGLENVDTIEGDAFDALKALADEKEKFDIVVLDPPALIPRRRDQKAGEQAYARLNQLGLRLLERDGLLVSASCSMHLSQEKLIDIIRGSGRKIDRFVQLLEQGHQAPDHPIVPGIPETDYIKSCFVRSLTGFF